From Streptomyces sp. GSL17-111, one genomic window encodes:
- a CDS encoding FAD-dependent oxidoreductase codes for MKHVVIVGNGMAGHRVATRVHAARPEWEVTVVGAEPHAAYNRVLLTDLLAGRPDAERLTLPWPDGLPAPLTGHRVTAIDRAARTVALADGRELRWDRLVLATGASPVLPPVKGLVSDDGHLHPDAVAFRTLDDCRRIADLASRRRRAIVLGGGLLGLEAARGLAARGLEVHVVHAMGHLMERQLDPGAGAALAGALAELGVTCWTGAQAARVLGGGRMRGLVLTDGRHVPGDFLVVSCGARPDTQLAAAAGLTTARGVVVDDHLRTSAPDVYAVGDCAEHRGVAHGLVEPAWEQARIAAEALTDSGCGPGPGYTGSAPLTRLKAEGLELAAMGDVEAEAAHPDAEVLHFSHSGRHVYQRIVVREERVVGAVLLGDATPAGPLSRLYLTGARIPLDRRLLLFPGLAAAAQDAEPPDAVVCRCAHVTAEAIRRSRSEGARDAADVARRTHATTGCGGCRSAVERLLTEG; via the coding sequence GTGAAGCACGTCGTGATCGTCGGCAACGGCATGGCCGGACACCGGGTGGCCACCCGGGTGCACGCCGCGCGTCCCGAGTGGGAGGTCACGGTGGTCGGGGCCGAGCCCCACGCCGCCTACAACCGCGTCCTGCTCACCGACCTCCTGGCCGGACGCCCGGACGCCGAGCGCCTCACCCTGCCCTGGCCGGACGGCCTCCCCGCCCCACTGACCGGCCACCGCGTCACGGCCATCGACCGCGCGGCGCGCACGGTCGCCCTCGCCGACGGCCGGGAGCTGCGCTGGGACCGGCTCGTGCTGGCGACCGGCGCGAGCCCCGTCCTGCCCCCGGTCAAGGGGCTCGTCTCGGACGACGGACACCTGCATCCGGACGCCGTCGCCTTCCGCACCCTGGACGACTGCCGCCGCATCGCGGACCTGGCCTCCCGGCGGCGGCGCGCGATCGTGCTCGGCGGCGGGCTGCTCGGCCTAGAGGCCGCGCGCGGGCTGGCCGCCCGCGGCCTGGAGGTACACGTCGTCCACGCCATGGGCCACCTCATGGAGCGCCAGCTCGACCCCGGCGCGGGCGCCGCGCTCGCCGGAGCCCTCGCCGAGCTGGGCGTCACCTGCTGGACGGGGGCCCAGGCCGCGCGGGTGCTCGGCGGCGGCCGGATGCGCGGCCTCGTCCTCACCGACGGCCGGCACGTCCCCGGCGACTTCCTCGTCGTCTCCTGCGGCGCCCGCCCCGACACGCAGCTCGCGGCCGCCGCCGGCCTGACCACGGCGCGCGGCGTCGTCGTGGACGACCACCTGCGCACCAGCGCGCCGGACGTCTACGCCGTCGGCGACTGCGCCGAGCACCGGGGCGTTGCCCACGGCCTCGTGGAACCCGCCTGGGAACAGGCCCGGATCGCCGCCGAGGCCCTCACCGACAGCGGCTGCGGCCCCGGCCCGGGCTACACCGGTTCCGCGCCCCTCACCCGGCTCAAGGCGGAGGGCCTCGAACTGGCCGCCATGGGTGACGTGGAGGCCGAGGCGGCGCACCCCGACGCGGAGGTCCTGCACTTCTCCCACTCGGGCCGACACGTCTACCAGCGGATCGTCGTGCGCGAGGAGCGCGTCGTCGGGGCCGTCCTGCTCGGCGACGCCACTCCGGCGGGCCCGCTCTCGCGGCTGTACCTGACCGGAGCCCGCATACCGCTGGACCGCCGGCTGCTCCTCTTCCCCGGGCTCGCCGCCGCCGCGCAGGACGCGGAGCCGCCCGACGCCGTCGTCTGCCGGTGTGCCCACGTGACCGCCGAGGCCATCCGGCGCAGCCGGAGCGAAGGCGCCAGGG
- a CDS encoding molybdopterin oxidoreductase family protein: MTRAGVRDDPPEPAAPEAVPTHCPYCALQCGMWLSEDASGTVRVRPRDLPTDRGGLCAKGWTAAELLSPAHRLTTPLVRRAPGAPLEPATWDEALARVAERAGALRRDDGPDAVAVFGGGGLTNEKAYLLGKFARTVLGTSRIDYNGRFCMSSAAAAGTRAFGLDRGLPFPLEDLEGAGAVLLVGANPAETMPPFMRHLHRQREAGGALVVVDPRRTATAEEATLHLRPRVGTDLALACGLLHLAVAEGLTDDAYIARRTTGFRQVRDGVAEFWPERVERITGVPVADQRRAVRLLAGAERAVVLTARGAEQHSKGTDTVTAFINLALALGLPGTPGSGYGCLTGQGNGQGGREHGQKADQLPGYRRLDDPAARAHVAAVWGVPEHTLPAPGPSAYELLDSLGTPGGPRGLFVLGSNPVVSAPHAGRVTERLRALDLLVVADVVLSETARLADVVLPVAQWAEEDGTMTNLEGRVIRRRRLRPPPPGVRTDLEVLAALSRLLGHPRGFPADPHAVFTELRRASRGGPADYSGISYERIDAEHGVFWPCPSEEGAAGTPRMFTDAFAHADGRARFVPVEHRPLAEEPDDAYPVLLTTGRSAAHYQSGAQTRRVASLTEREPEAYAEIHPDLAARHGLVDGGRVRLVSRRGSVLAVARVVPAAPLDTVFMPFHWGGEGRVNSLTHAALDPVSRMPEFKACAVRLEPL; the protein is encoded by the coding sequence GTGACGCGTGCCGGCGTGCGGGACGATCCCCCGGAACCGGCCGCTCCCGAGGCGGTCCCCACCCACTGCCCGTACTGCGCCCTGCAGTGCGGCATGTGGCTCAGTGAGGACGCCTCGGGGACCGTCCGCGTCCGTCCGCGCGACCTCCCCACCGACCGGGGCGGCCTGTGCGCGAAGGGCTGGACGGCGGCCGAACTCCTCTCCCCGGCGCACCGGCTCACCACCCCCCTGGTGCGCCGGGCGCCGGGCGCCCCGCTGGAACCGGCCACCTGGGACGAGGCGCTGGCCCGCGTCGCGGAGCGGGCCGGCGCCCTGCGCCGGGACGACGGGCCCGACGCCGTCGCCGTCTTCGGCGGCGGCGGCCTGACGAACGAGAAGGCGTACCTGCTCGGCAAGTTCGCCCGGACGGTCCTCGGCACCTCGCGGATCGACTACAACGGCCGCTTCTGCATGTCCTCCGCCGCGGCGGCCGGAACCCGCGCCTTCGGCCTCGACCGGGGCCTGCCCTTCCCCCTGGAGGATCTGGAGGGGGCCGGCGCCGTCCTGCTCGTCGGGGCCAACCCGGCCGAGACCATGCCGCCGTTCATGCGGCACCTGCACCGCCAGCGGGAGGCCGGGGGAGCCCTCGTCGTCGTGGACCCCCGGCGCACCGCCACCGCCGAGGAGGCCACCCTCCACCTGCGGCCACGGGTGGGCACCGACCTCGCCCTGGCCTGCGGCCTGCTGCACCTCGCCGTGGCCGAGGGACTCACCGACGACGCCTACATCGCGCGGCGCACCACCGGCTTCCGTCAGGTGCGGGACGGCGTCGCGGAGTTCTGGCCCGAACGCGTCGAGCGGATCACCGGCGTGCCCGTCGCCGACCAGCGCCGGGCCGTGCGGCTGCTCGCCGGGGCCGAGCGCGCCGTCGTCCTCACCGCGCGCGGCGCCGAGCAGCACAGCAAGGGCACCGACACCGTCACCGCGTTCATCAACCTCGCCCTCGCCCTCGGGCTCCCCGGCACGCCCGGCTCCGGCTACGGCTGCCTGACCGGGCAGGGCAACGGGCAGGGCGGGCGCGAGCACGGGCAGAAGGCCGACCAGCTGCCCGGCTACCGTCGCCTCGACGACCCCGCCGCCCGCGCCCACGTCGCCGCCGTGTGGGGCGTGCCCGAACACACCCTGCCCGCCCCCGGCCCGAGCGCCTACGAGCTGCTCGACTCCCTCGGTACACCGGGCGGGCCGCGCGGCCTGTTCGTCCTCGGCAGCAACCCGGTGGTCTCCGCGCCGCACGCCGGACGCGTCACCGAGCGGCTGCGCGCCCTCGACCTGCTCGTCGTCGCGGACGTCGTGCTCAGCGAGACGGCCCGACTCGCCGACGTCGTGCTGCCCGTCGCGCAGTGGGCCGAGGAGGACGGCACCATGACGAACCTGGAGGGCCGCGTCATCCGCCGGCGCCGCCTGCGGCCCCCGCCGCCGGGCGTCCGCACCGACCTGGAGGTGCTCGCCGCGCTGAGCCGGCTGCTCGGGCACCCCCGGGGCTTCCCGGCCGACCCGCACGCCGTCTTCACCGAGCTGCGGCGGGCCAGCCGAGGCGGCCCGGCGGACTACTCGGGCATCAGCTACGAGCGGATCGACGCCGAGCACGGCGTCTTCTGGCCCTGCCCGTCCGAGGAGGGCGCGGCGGGCACCCCACGGATGTTCACCGACGCCTTCGCGCACGCCGACGGCCGGGCCCGCTTCGTCCCCGTCGAGCACCGGCCCCTCGCCGAGGAGCCCGACGACGCCTACCCCGTCCTGCTCACCACGGGACGCTCGGCCGCCCACTACCAGTCGGGCGCGCAGACCCGCCGCGTCGCCTCCCTCACCGAGCGCGAGCCCGAGGCCTACGCCGAGATCCACCCCGATCTCGCGGCCCGCCACGGCCTGGTCGACGGCGGCCGCGTCCGCCTGGTCAGCCGCCGGGGGTCGGTGCTGGCCGTCGCCCGCGTCGTTCCGGCCGCGCCCCTGGACACCGTCTTCATGCCCTTCCACTGGGGCGGGGAGGGACGCGTCAACTCCCTCACCCACGCCGCGCTCGACCCGGTCTCCCGCATGCCCGAGTTCAAGGCCTGCGCCGTACGTCTGGAGCCGCTGTGA
- a CDS encoding FAD-binding oxidoreductase, producing the protein MISRRALLGAGAGLAAAAGPLATVPSATAQPRRSSVPWHRLEHWLSGDVVLPGQAQYDPARKLATAMFDTIHPQAVVLAENPRDVSRTLRFAQDHGLHTAVRSGGHNYGGWSTSEGLVINMTRMNGVRACGRTAKVGTGAQSVDIVEQLAPHGVAVAGGFCPSVSPGGFITGGGTGWQYRKYGPASDQLVSARVVLADGRVVTASRHSHPDLFWALRGGGGGNFGVVTHFEVEANPITHVGHYVLTWDWDDAPDVVHAYLRWAEQASGDLACGALLRLPDAAPGNRPTVIITGVHFGGVAKLERELAELVSQAGTSPATRAVEELSYERAMMRVFGCEDRTVDACHLTGSNPEAALPRQAWVKNRGRMFDANLSRQGVTDLLTAYEAERRAGQTRIVSLLGLGARANLPATGDTAWVHRDALYSATCTVSLASATPPAEEREAAQHWLDGIFAAIDPHSNGRSYVNFPDTALENWAEAYYGSNLPRLRQVKRSYDPHGFFRFPQSVPLP; encoded by the coding sequence ATGATCAGCCGCAGGGCACTTCTGGGAGCAGGCGCCGGCCTCGCCGCCGCGGCGGGTCCGCTCGCGACCGTCCCGAGCGCGACCGCCCAGCCGCGCCGCTCCTCGGTCCCCTGGCACCGCCTGGAGCACTGGCTCTCCGGGGACGTCGTGCTCCCCGGGCAGGCGCAGTACGACCCGGCGCGTAAGCTCGCCACCGCCATGTTCGACACCATCCACCCGCAGGCGGTCGTCCTCGCGGAGAACCCCCGCGACGTCAGCCGCACCCTCCGCTTCGCCCAGGACCACGGGCTGCACACGGCCGTCCGCAGCGGGGGCCACAACTACGGCGGCTGGTCCACCAGCGAGGGCCTCGTCATCAACATGACCCGGATGAACGGCGTGCGGGCGTGCGGGCGCACCGCCAAGGTCGGTACGGGCGCGCAGTCCGTGGACATCGTCGAGCAGCTCGCGCCGCACGGCGTCGCCGTGGCGGGCGGCTTCTGCCCGAGCGTGAGCCCCGGCGGGTTCATCACCGGCGGCGGCACCGGCTGGCAGTACCGCAAGTACGGGCCGGCCAGCGACCAGCTCGTCTCGGCGCGCGTGGTCCTGGCCGACGGACGGGTCGTGACCGCCTCCCGGCACTCCCACCCCGACCTCTTCTGGGCGCTGCGCGGCGGCGGTGGCGGCAACTTCGGCGTCGTCACCCACTTCGAGGTCGAGGCCAACCCGATCACCCACGTCGGCCACTACGTCCTGACCTGGGACTGGGACGACGCCCCCGACGTCGTCCACGCCTACCTGCGCTGGGCCGAGCAGGCCTCCGGCGACCTGGCCTGCGGTGCCCTCCTGCGGCTGCCGGACGCCGCTCCGGGCAACCGGCCGACCGTCATCATCACCGGCGTGCACTTCGGCGGCGTGGCGAAGCTGGAGCGGGAGCTCGCCGAGCTGGTCTCGCAGGCGGGCACCTCCCCGGCGACCCGCGCGGTGGAGGAACTCTCCTACGAGCGGGCGATGATGCGGGTCTTCGGCTGCGAGGACCGCACCGTCGACGCCTGCCACCTCACCGGCAGCAACCCGGAGGCCGCGCTGCCGCGCCAGGCCTGGGTGAAGAACCGGGGCCGGATGTTCGACGCCAACCTCTCCCGGCAGGGCGTCACCGACCTGCTCACCGCGTACGAGGCGGAGCGCAGGGCGGGGCAGACGCGGATCGTCAGCCTCCTCGGGCTCGGCGCCCGCGCCAACCTGCCCGCGACCGGCGACACCGCATGGGTCCACCGCGACGCGCTCTACAGCGCCACGTGCACCGTCTCGCTCGCCTCCGCGACGCCCCCCGCCGAGGAGCGGGAGGCCGCCCAGCACTGGCTCGACGGGATCTTCGCCGCGATCGACCCGCACTCCAACGGGCGCTCCTACGTCAACTTCCCCGACACGGCGCTGGAGAACTGGGCGGAGGCCTACTACGGGTCCAACCTGCCGCGCCTGCGGCAGGTCAAGCGCTCCTACGACCCGCACGGCTTCTTCCGGTTCCCCCAGTCGGTGCCCCTGCCGTGA